One genomic window of Micromonospora sp. WMMD1128 includes the following:
- a CDS encoding MerR family transcriptional regulator: protein MSIGEVLARLRAEFPDVTISKLRFLEAEGLVEPQRTPSGYRKYGWDDVARLRFVLTAQRDQYLPLRVIREQLAQWDADGAPSGRARPNLVAVGPGGEVPGRESVEPVESVEVRLGRSELLSRSGLDESTLVELERLGVVVSDPPGWYDADALIIAGAVAGLAAYGFQPRHLRAYRSAADREVGLFAQLVAPLVRQSDPAARARAAETARELMALSQQLHAALVRVGLRSTLGR, encoded by the coding sequence ATGAGTATCGGCGAGGTGTTGGCGCGGTTGCGGGCGGAGTTTCCGGACGTGACGATCTCGAAGTTGCGGTTTCTGGAGGCCGAGGGCCTGGTGGAGCCGCAGCGGACGCCGTCGGGTTACCGGAAGTACGGCTGGGATGACGTGGCGCGGTTGCGGTTCGTGTTGACCGCGCAGCGGGATCAGTATCTGCCGTTGCGGGTGATCCGGGAGCAGTTGGCGCAGTGGGATGCCGACGGGGCGCCGTCGGGTCGGGCGCGGCCGAATCTGGTGGCGGTCGGTCCGGGTGGTGAGGTGCCGGGTCGGGAGTCGGTGGAGCCGGTCGAGTCGGTTGAGGTGCGGCTGGGTCGGTCGGAGTTGTTGTCGCGCAGCGGGCTCGACGAGTCGACGCTTGTCGAGTTGGAGCGGCTCGGTGTGGTGGTGTCGGATCCGCCGGGGTGGTATGACGCGGATGCATTGATCATCGCGGGTGCGGTGGCGGGGTTGGCGGCGTACGGGTTCCAGCCGCGGCATCTGCGGGCGTACCGGTCGGCGGCGGATCGTGAGGTGGGTTTGTTCGCGCAGTTGGTGGCGCCGTTGGTGCGGCAGAGTGATCCGGCGGCGCGGGCGCGGGCGGCGGAGACGGCGCGGGAGTTGATGGCGTTGTCGCAGCAGCTGCATGCGGCGTTGGTGCGGGTGGGGTTGCGGTCGACGTTGGGTCGGTGA
- a CDS encoding bifunctional nuclease family protein, with amino-acid sequence MRELSVVGVRVELPSNQPIVLLREVEGDRYLPIWIGAVEATAIAYEQQGVKPARPLTHDLLRDVLAALQAPLRAVEITELKENVFYADLLLGDGVRVSARPSDSIALALRVGAPIRCAEQVLSEAGIVIPDEQEDEVEKFREFLEQVRPEDFAG; translated from the coding sequence GTGCGCGAGCTGAGCGTGGTCGGAGTTCGGGTGGAGTTGCCCAGCAACCAGCCGATCGTCCTGCTGCGGGAGGTCGAGGGGGACCGCTATCTGCCGATCTGGATCGGCGCGGTCGAGGCGACGGCCATCGCCTATGAGCAGCAGGGGGTCAAGCCGGCGCGGCCGTTGACGCATGATCTTCTGCGGGATGTGTTGGCGGCGTTGCAGGCGCCGTTGCGGGCGGTGGAGATCACCGAGTTGAAGGAGAACGTCTTCTACGCGGATCTGTTGCTCGGTGACGGGGTGCGGGTGTCGGCGCGGCCGAGTGATTCGATCGCGTTGGCGTTGCGGGTGGGTGCGCCGATTCGTTGTGCGGAGCAGGTCCTCAGCGAGGCGGGGATCGTGATTCCGGACGAGCAGGAGGACGAGGTGGAGAAGTTCCGGGAGTTCCTGGAGCAGGTGCGTCCGGAGGATTTCGCGGGTTGA
- a CDS encoding MerR family transcriptional regulator, whose product MHEPRDPGPSSGQQAGVGPGSFADGEVGYRGVTACSAVGISYRQLDYWARTALVVPSVRDASGSGTSRLYSFRDLVVLKVVKRLLDAGVSLQNIRRAIEALRSRGVDDLAGITLISDGTTVYECRSPEEVVDLLQGGQGVFGIAIGGAFKEIQGSLSHLPAEPAGGPERDVVAAEPEVDSVGDELAARRARRRAG is encoded by the coding sequence ATGCACGAGCCGCGAGATCCTGGTCCGAGTTCGGGGCAGCAGGCGGGTGTGGGGCCCGGGTCGTTCGCTGATGGTGAGGTGGGCTACCGGGGTGTGACCGCGTGTTCGGCGGTGGGCATCAGTTACCGGCAGTTGGACTACTGGGCGCGGACGGCGTTGGTGGTGCCGAGTGTGCGGGACGCGTCGGGTTCGGGGACGTCCCGGTTGTATTCGTTCCGCGACCTGGTGGTGTTGAAGGTCGTGAAGCGGTTGTTGGATGCCGGGGTGTCGTTGCAGAACATCCGGAGGGCGATCGAGGCGTTGCGGTCGCGTGGGGTGGATGATCTGGCGGGCATCACGTTGATCTCCGATGGGACGACGGTGTACGAGTGCCGGTCGCCGGAGGAGGTGGTCGACCTGTTGCAGGGCGGCCAGGGGGTGTTCGGCATCGCGATCGGTGGCGCGTTCAAGGAGATTCAGGGTTCGTTGTCGCATCTGCCGGCGGAGCCGGCGGGTGGGCCGGAGCGGGATGTCGTGGCGGCGGAGCCTGAGGTCGATTCGGTGGGGGACGAGTTGGCGGCGCGGCGGGCGCGGCGCCGGGCCGGGTGA